One window from the genome of Crassostrea angulata isolate pt1a10 chromosome 2, ASM2561291v2, whole genome shotgun sequence encodes:
- the LOC128172673 gene encoding uncharacterized protein LOC128172673 — translation MDDADISDVANWCTVDSTDSNLNQDEDASNFTELEDKEEVCFTETSSQTIPTPFLSIENFIDDHEGMLFYTGLATHTDFLFVLHSLGPAAYHLRYLYNQVQNLSVENQLFLTLIKLRQNQTNYELSRSFGISKTTVDNIWITWVNFMARQFREINFWPDRDTVNLFSPCDFFQKFPSTRVIIDGTEIPVKKPKPPVAQQSTFSTYKNRNTVKVLVSATPGGLISYISPAYGGSTSDRQIVERSPLTNICEPGDSIMSDKGFNVQDLFAPKDVKVNIPTFFKKKNRMSNKTVLRDRNISSKRVHIERLIGLAKTYKILKGPLNSTETKLASEISYVCFIMCNFRKCIVPKHA, via the coding sequence ATGGATGATGCTGATATCTCTGATGTGGCAAACTGGTGTACTGTTGATTCAACAGACAGCAACTTAAATCAGGACGAAGATGCATCAAATTTTACTGAGTTGGAAGACAAGGAAGAAGTGTGCTTCACAGAGACATCATCTCAAACCATCCCTACACCTTTTTTATCCATAGAAAACTTTATTGATGACCATGAAGGAATGCTATTTTACACCGGTCTTGCAACACACACAGATTTCCTTTTTGTTCTTCATAGTTTAGGTCCAGCTGCTTATCATCTAAGATATCTTTACAATCAAGTTCAAAATTTGTCAGTTGAAAATCAACTGTTTTTAACTTTGATAAAACTAAGACAGAACCAAACAAACTATGAATTGAGTCGCTCATTTGGAATATCAAAAACTACAGTAGACAACATTTGGATTACATGGGTAAATTTTATGGCAAGACAATTTAGAGAAATTAATTTCTGGCCTGATAGAGACACAGTTAATTTGTTTTCACCCTgtgacttttttcaaaaatttccctctACAAGAGTTATTATTGATGGCACTGAAATCCCAGTCAAAAAACCAAAACCCCCTGTTGCTCAACAATCTACCTTCTCAACTTACAAAAACAGAAACACTGTTAAAGTGCTTGTAAGTGCTACACCTGGAGGACTTATATCATACATCTCCCCAGCTTATGGAGGGTCTACCAGTGACAGGCAAATTGTTGAACGTAGCCCTTTAACAAACATTTGTGAACCAGGAGACTCGATTATGTCAGACAAAGGATTCAATGTCCAGGATTTGTTTGCCCCAAAGGATGTTAAGGTGAACATTCCCAcattctttaagaaaaaaaaccgtatgtctaataaaactgttttaagaGACAGAAATATTTCAAGCAAACGTGTTCACATTGAGAGGTTGATAGGGCTTGCGAAAACATATAAGATATTAAAAGGACCCCTCAACTCTACGGAAACAAAATTAGCAAGTGAAATTTCTTATGTGTGTTTTATTATGTGCAATTTTCGAAAGTGCATTGTCCCGAAACATGCATAA